The following coding sequences are from one Pseudomonas mendocina window:
- a CDS encoding ABC transporter permease produces MSTSLKSWGLGLAGLLGLFLLWWLLLALFSSGEGLVALFTPQATLASLVELLQRPELFEHVLVSLKRIFIGLGLALLIGVPLGLLVGSWRNLEWATTPAFQFLRMISPLSWMPIAVMVMGVGDQPIYFLLAFAAVWPILLNTAAGVKALDARWLQLARSLSATRWETLRRVIVPGVLGHVLTGVRLAIGILWIVLVPCEMLGVSAGLGYYILDTRDRLAYSELMAMVLLIGVLGFCLDTAARSLYARWSHGASR; encoded by the coding sequence GTGAGCACCTCGCTGAAAAGCTGGGGGCTCGGCCTGGCCGGGCTGCTCGGTCTGTTCCTGCTGTGGTGGTTGCTGCTGGCGCTGTTCAGCAGTGGCGAAGGCCTGGTGGCGTTGTTCACGCCCCAGGCCACGCTGGCCAGCCTGGTCGAACTGCTGCAGCGGCCGGAGCTGTTCGAGCACGTGCTGGTCAGCCTCAAGCGCATCTTCATCGGCCTTGGCCTGGCGCTGCTGATCGGCGTGCCGCTGGGGTTGCTGGTGGGCAGTTGGCGCAACCTGGAGTGGGCGACCACGCCGGCCTTCCAGTTCCTGCGCATGATTTCGCCGCTGTCGTGGATGCCGATTGCCGTGATGGTGATGGGCGTTGGCGACCAGCCGATCTACTTCCTGCTGGCCTTCGCCGCCGTGTGGCCGATCCTGCTCAACACCGCCGCCGGGGTGAAGGCGCTGGATGCGCGCTGGCTGCAGCTGGCACGCAGCCTAAGCGCCACGCGTTGGGAAACCCTGCGTCGAGTGATCGTGCCCGGTGTGCTCGGTCATGTGCTCACCGGCGTGCGCCTGGCCATCGGCATTCTATGGATCGTGCTGGTGCCGTGCGAGATGCTCGGTGTCAGCGCCGGTCTTGGCTACTACATCCTCGATACCCGTGACCGCCTGGCCTATTCGGAGCTGATGGCCATGGTGTTGCTGATCGGCGTGCTGGGTTTCTGCCTCGACACCGCGGCACGTTCGCTGTATGCGCGCTGGAGTCATGGCGCGAGTCGCTGA
- a CDS encoding SDR family oxidoreductase, producing the protein MSFDLQLNGLRAVVTGGTMGLGAAVVQILVEAGARVATSARDVSVPSVDGVTYIAADLTTAQGVARLAQTVLESWGGVDIVINVVGGSSAPGGGFAALSDEHWLAELNLNLMPAVRLDRALLPSMLTQGAGVIIHVSSIQRMMPLPESTTAYAAAKAALTTYSKSLAREVTPKGVRVLSVAPGWIETEASVRFAERLAEQAGTDYEGGKRIVMEAIGGIPLGRPAKPQEVADLIVFLASPRAASISGSEHRIDGGTISTL; encoded by the coding sequence ATGAGCTTCGACTTGCAACTCAATGGCCTGCGCGCTGTGGTCACCGGCGGCACGATGGGGCTTGGCGCTGCTGTCGTGCAGATCCTCGTGGAGGCTGGCGCCCGGGTGGCGACATCGGCGCGCGACGTGTCAGTACCATCTGTGGACGGCGTCACCTATATCGCTGCCGATCTGACGACGGCACAAGGTGTCGCTCGCCTCGCGCAGACTGTCCTCGAGAGCTGGGGCGGTGTCGATATCGTGATAAACGTGGTCGGTGGTTCAAGCGCTCCAGGTGGTGGCTTTGCCGCCCTCAGTGATGAGCATTGGCTGGCAGAGCTGAACTTGAATCTGATGCCTGCCGTACGCCTGGATCGCGCGCTGCTGCCATCCATGCTGACGCAGGGGGCGGGCGTCATCATCCATGTAAGTTCGATCCAGCGCATGATGCCTCTCCCCGAGTCCACTACAGCCTACGCCGCCGCCAAGGCAGCGCTCACCACCTACAGCAAGTCCCTTGCGAGAGAGGTAACGCCTAAAGGGGTTCGTGTGCTGAGCGTCGCACCTGGGTGGATAGAGACCGAGGCGTCCGTAAGGTTTGCAGAGCGGCTCGCTGAGCAAGCGGGAACCGACTACGAAGGAGGGAAACGAATCGTTATGGAGGCGATAGGCGGAATCCCCCTGGGTAGGCCGGCCAAGCCTCAGGAGGTGGCTGATCTGATCGTCTTCCTGGCGTCCCCCCGAGCCGCCTCGATCTCTGGCTCCGAGCACCGTATCGACGGCGGCACGATATCGACGCTGTAA
- a CDS encoding ABC transporter ATP-binding protein, whose translation MSVLHARDISLGYAQRSVLEGFQLELRAGELVSILGPSGVGKSSLLRVLAGLQAAQQGRVELFGEALNGPHPRVAVAFQDPSLLPWLSLEQNVGFGLDFARQPSRTGAQRQALIDQAIAAVDLSHARERYPSELSGGMAQRTALARCLAREPHVLLLDEPFGALDEVTRADMQQLLLNLIRERQTAAVLITHDIDEALLLSDRILLLGGTPAHTLDQWHIDLPQPRADLVDELGALRVDILKTLRRASRNNGHSIEPLEPCHVPGRSHSYSS comes from the coding sequence ATGAGCGTCCTGCACGCGCGTGACATCAGCCTGGGCTACGCCCAGCGCAGCGTGCTGGAAGGTTTCCAGCTGGAGCTGCGTGCCGGCGAGCTGGTCAGCATTCTTGGCCCCAGCGGGGTGGGCAAGTCCAGCCTGCTGCGCGTGCTGGCAGGCTTGCAGGCGGCGCAGCAGGGCAGGGTGGAGTTGTTCGGCGAGGCGCTGAACGGGCCGCACCCACGGGTGGCGGTGGCCTTTCAGGATCCGTCGCTGCTGCCCTGGTTGAGCCTGGAGCAGAACGTCGGCTTCGGCCTGGATTTCGCCCGTCAACCGAGCCGCACCGGTGCACAGCGTCAGGCGCTGATCGACCAGGCGATTGCTGCAGTGGATCTTTCCCACGCCCGCGAGCGCTACCCCAGCGAACTCTCCGGCGGCATGGCCCAGCGCACCGCGCTAGCCCGCTGCCTGGCCCGCGAGCCGCACGTACTGCTGCTCGACGAACCCTTCGGCGCACTGGACGAAGTGACCCGCGCCGACATGCAACAGCTACTGTTGAACCTGATCCGCGAGCGGCAGACCGCTGCCGTGCTGATCACCCATGACATCGATGAAGCGCTGCTGCTGTCCGATCGTATCCTGCTACTGGGTGGCACCCCGGCGCACACGCTCGATCAGTGGCACATCGACCTGCCGCAGCCACGCGCTGACCTGGTCGATGAGCTTGGCGCCCTGCGCGTCGACATCCTCAAAACCCTACGGCGGGCGAGCCGCAACAACGGACATTCAATCGAACCGCTGGAGCCCTGCCATGTGCCTGGACGATCCCACTCATACTCGTCGTGA
- a CDS encoding ABC transporter substrate-binding protein, translated as MCLDDPTHTRRDFIKLTGLLTAAGAFPLLTSLQARAVSEPDAPVRIGYLPITDATPLLVAHNNGLFEAEGIQSERPVLLRSWAQVIEAFISGQVNVIHLLSPMTVWARYGSKVPAKVVAWNHVGGSGLTVAPGIEDVKQLGGQSIAIPFWYSIHNVVVQQLLRDSGLTPVSKAANASIAANEVNLVVLPPSDMPPALASKRIAGYIVAEPFNALAENLKVGRIQRFTGDVWRNHACCVVFMHEHDLNNRPEWSQKVVNAIVKAQLWTRDNRAEAAQLLSKDGANRYTPHTPDVLGRVLAPAASERDAYLASGAIQHGDWADKRIDFQPYPFPSYTEELVKRLKNTLIEGNSRFLADLDPAATARDLVDDRFVRTAIEAVGGLKAFGAPSSFERVEEIAV; from the coding sequence ATGTGCCTGGACGATCCCACTCATACTCGTCGTGACTTCATCAAACTGACTGGCCTGCTCACCGCAGCCGGTGCCTTCCCACTATTGACCAGCCTGCAGGCGCGTGCCGTCAGCGAGCCGGACGCGCCTGTGCGCATCGGCTACCTGCCGATCACCGACGCCACGCCCTTGCTGGTGGCACATAACAACGGCCTGTTCGAGGCCGAGGGCATCCAGTCCGAGCGTCCGGTATTGCTGCGCAGCTGGGCGCAGGTAATCGAGGCGTTCATCTCCGGCCAGGTCAACGTCATCCACCTGCTGTCGCCGATGACCGTTTGGGCGCGCTACGGCAGCAAGGTGCCGGCCAAGGTGGTGGCATGGAACCACGTCGGTGGTTCGGGTCTGACCGTGGCGCCGGGCATCGAGGATGTGAAGCAGCTCGGCGGGCAATCCATCGCCATTCCGTTCTGGTACTCGATCCACAACGTGGTGGTGCAACAACTGCTGCGCGACAGCGGTCTGACCCCGGTGAGCAAGGCGGCCAACGCCAGCATCGCCGCCAACGAGGTCAACCTGGTGGTGCTGCCGCCCTCGGACATGCCGCCGGCCCTGGCCAGCAAGCGCATCGCCGGCTACATCGTCGCCGAACCGTTCAATGCCCTGGCCGAGAACCTCAAGGTCGGGCGCATCCAGCGTTTTACCGGCGATGTGTGGCGCAACCATGCCTGCTGCGTGGTGTTCATGCACGAGCACGACCTGAACAACCGCCCCGAGTGGTCGCAAAAGGTGGTCAACGCCATCGTCAAGGCGCAACTGTGGACGCGCGACAACCGCGCGGAGGCGGCTCAGCTGCTGTCCAAGGACGGTGCCAATCGCTACACGCCCCATACACCGGACGTGCTCGGCCGGGTGCTGGCGCCGGCTGCCAGCGAACGTGACGCCTACCTGGCCAGCGGCGCGATCCAGCATGGGGACTGGGCCGACAAGCGTATTGACTTCCAGCCGTATCCCTTTCCCAGCTACACCGAGGAACTGGTCAAGCGCCTGAAGAACACCCTGATCGAAGGCAACAGCCGCTTCCTCGCCGATCTCGACCCGGCTGCCACGGCGCGCGATCTGGTGGACGATCGCTTCGTACGCACCGCCATCGAAGCCGTCGGCGGGCTCAAGGCCTTCGGTGCGCCTTCGAGCTTCGAGCGCGTCGAGGAGATCGCGGTGTGA
- a CDS encoding LysR family transcriptional regulator — translation MRGSEFAELKAFVAIVERQSFARAAEHLGLSPSALSQTIRQLETRLGTRLLNRTTRSVAPSTSGEQLYNRIAPLFREMAVAVAEASEATGQISGTLRINTPGIAARTLIAPRLARFHQAYPDVLLDIVVDDALADIVLGRFDAGIRMGGRLEKDMVAVRLTPDLNMVAVASPDYLAHRGTPQSPAELQDHACINWRLQMDGRPYRWEFQERGQPLEVAVDGPVVTNHPDIGIAAALQGLGIAYHFEREAVGELLAQGRLIQVLADWSISRPGLFLYYPNRQHRPAALGAFIDCLLDRNLFDQPCSASPR, via the coding sequence ATGCGCGGATCCGAATTTGCTGAGCTAAAAGCCTTCGTGGCCATCGTCGAACGCCAAAGCTTCGCCCGCGCAGCAGAGCATCTGGGTCTCTCGCCCTCCGCGCTCAGCCAGACCATTCGGCAACTCGAAACTCGCCTTGGCACACGCCTGCTCAATCGCACCACCCGCAGCGTCGCGCCCTCGACGAGTGGCGAACAGCTCTACAACCGCATTGCTCCCTTGTTTCGAGAGATGGCTGTTGCCGTCGCTGAAGCCAGTGAGGCAACAGGGCAGATAAGCGGAACGCTTCGTATCAATACGCCAGGGATCGCCGCCAGAACCCTCATCGCCCCCCGGCTGGCACGCTTCCACCAGGCATACCCTGATGTGCTGCTCGACATCGTGGTCGACGATGCACTGGCCGATATCGTGCTTGGCCGTTTTGATGCGGGCATCCGTATGGGTGGCCGGCTGGAGAAGGACATGGTGGCCGTCCGCCTCACCCCGGATCTGAACATGGTCGCCGTGGCATCTCCGGATTACCTCGCACATCGAGGCACACCCCAGTCACCTGCCGAGTTGCAGGATCATGCCTGTATCAACTGGCGACTGCAGATGGACGGCAGGCCCTATCGCTGGGAGTTCCAGGAACGGGGACAGCCGCTGGAAGTGGCGGTCGATGGCCCCGTCGTCACCAATCACCCCGACATAGGCATCGCTGCCGCTCTACAAGGGCTCGGCATTGCCTATCATTTCGAGAGAGAAGCCGTGGGTGAGCTTCTGGCCCAGGGACGACTGATCCAGGTCCTTGCTGACTGGTCGATCTCGCGTCCAGGGCTGTTCCTCTATTACCCGAATAGACAACACCGGCCAGCCGCCCTCGGTGCATTCATCGACTGTCTATTGGATCGCAACCTGTTCGATCAGCCCTGCTCCGCGTCCCCTCGATGA
- a CDS encoding acyl-CoA dehydrogenase family protein, translating to MLDHSLRQWLDAQADALDRGQLDGETLLDQLAAADVLRHGIAPELGGAGGDVTDGVEAIAQVASHSLTAAFVLWGQRAFIEYLLQSDNVGLRERLLGDLLGGRKAGATGLSNAMKFLSGIEQLGVVAQAQGDGWRLGGQLPWVTNLRKSGFTVAAAIDLPGAQPFVAALPDDLPGLVRSDDLQLLGLQSSNTAAIRIEGATLGRDWLIAADARSYLPRVRPAFLGLQCGLSIGLARRSLAEAKARLGDGRSVLEGEWQVLEGELKGLERALRDGLKHGHFAAGPVPLFKIRIGLAQVAAEAVQLELQASGGKAYLQVHGSGFARRLRESAFVPVVTPSLVQLRSELRKHGELAA from the coding sequence ATGCTCGATCACTCGTTGCGCCAATGGCTGGACGCTCAGGCCGATGCACTCGACCGGGGCCAGCTCGACGGCGAAACCCTGCTCGACCAACTGGCCGCCGCCGATGTACTGCGCCACGGTATCGCACCCGAGCTGGGCGGTGCCGGTGGCGACGTGACCGATGGCGTCGAAGCCATCGCCCAGGTCGCCAGCCACTCGCTGACCGCCGCGTTCGTCCTCTGGGGCCAGCGCGCCTTTATCGAGTACTTGCTGCAGAGCGACAACGTCGGTCTGCGCGAACGCCTGCTGGGTGATCTGCTCGGCGGGCGCAAGGCCGGCGCCACCGGCCTGTCCAACGCCATGAAGTTTCTTTCCGGTATCGAGCAACTGGGCGTGGTGGCCCAGGCGCAAGGCGATGGCTGGCGACTGGGCGGCCAATTGCCGTGGGTCACCAACCTGCGCAAGAGTGGTTTCACGGTGGCCGCCGCCATCGACCTGCCGGGCGCGCAGCCCTTCGTGGCGGCGCTGCCGGATGACTTGCCGGGACTGGTGCGCAGCGACGACCTGCAACTGCTGGGCCTGCAATCGAGCAACACCGCTGCGATTCGTATCGAAGGTGCAACACTCGGCCGAGATTGGCTGATCGCCGCCGATGCGCGCAGTTACCTGCCGCGTGTGCGCCCGGCCTTCCTCGGGTTGCAGTGTGGGCTGTCGATTGGCCTGGCGCGGCGCTCCCTGGCGGAAGCCAAGGCGCGGCTGGGCGATGGCCGCTCGGTGCTGGAAGGCGAGTGGCAGGTGCTCGAAGGCGAACTGAAAGGGCTTGAGCGCGCGCTACGCGATGGTTTGAAACACGGCCATTTCGCCGCCGGCCCGGTGCCGCTGTTCAAGATCCGTATCGGTCTGGCCCAGGTGGCGGCCGAGGCGGTGCAACTGGAGCTGCAGGCCAGCGGCGGCAAGGCCTACCTGCAGGTGCATGGCAGCGGTTTTGCCCGGCGTCTGCGTGAGTCGGCCTTCGTGCCGGTGGTCACGCCGAGCCTGGTGCAGTTGCGCAGTGAACTGCGCAAGCACGGCGAGCTGGCGGCATGA
- a CDS encoding AraC family transcriptional regulator: MNSSTAPFEWLLDSLELDASLFHVGRYCGSWQASTHGLARASFHLLVQGECWLHLHEREQSIALHSGDAVFLLRDLPYRLSDAASPEQAQCNPRIAMQALDASARDGVSLVCGFFHFRPGLSSLIIDALPDHLILRAGEPGSSAARRLFELIMEECSRNEGPAGALLERLSHLLFLYVLREQSQAVADLGGLLGLARHPQFAALLERLIAQPQQVWPLEQMAELTGLSRSAFCKRFQELAGTSPGHVLLSLRMRQACRLLQQGQPVAEAADACGYQSVAAFTRAFSKVVGVLPGAYRKQFG, from the coding sequence ATGAATTCTTCCACTGCCCCTTTTGAATGGTTATTAGACAGTCTGGAACTGGACGCCAGCCTGTTCCATGTCGGCCGTTACTGCGGCAGTTGGCAGGCCAGCACTCACGGCCTGGCGCGCGCCAGCTTCCACCTGCTGGTTCAGGGCGAGTGCTGGCTGCACCTGCACGAACGCGAACAGAGCATCGCCCTGCACAGCGGCGACGCCGTGTTCCTGCTGCGCGACCTGCCCTACCGGCTATCCGACGCGGCCTCGCCCGAACAGGCGCAGTGCAACCCACGCATCGCCATGCAGGCACTGGACGCCAGCGCGCGTGATGGCGTGAGCCTGGTCTGCGGCTTCTTCCATTTCCGTCCAGGGCTGAGCAGCCTGATCATCGACGCCCTGCCCGATCACCTGATCCTGCGCGCAGGAGAGCCAGGTTCCAGCGCTGCACGGCGGCTGTTCGAACTGATCATGGAGGAATGCTCACGCAACGAAGGCCCGGCCGGCGCCCTGCTGGAGCGCCTCAGCCACCTGCTGTTTCTCTATGTGCTGCGCGAACAGAGCCAGGCCGTGGCCGACCTCGGCGGGCTGCTGGGCCTGGCCCGCCACCCGCAATTCGCCGCCCTGCTCGAACGCCTGATCGCCCAACCCCAGCAGGTCTGGCCGCTGGAACAGATGGCCGAATTGACCGGGCTGTCGCGCTCGGCCTTCTGCAAGCGCTTCCAGGAGCTGGCCGGCACCTCGCCCGGCCATGTGCTGCTGAGCCTGCGCATGCGCCAGGCCTGCCGCCTGCTGCAACAAGGCCAACCGGTCGCCGAGGCAGCCGACGCCTGCGGCTACCAGTCGGTAGCCGCCTTTACACGGGCATTCAGCAAGGTGGTCGGGGTGTTGCCGGGGGCGTATCGGAAGCAATTTGGGTGA
- a CDS encoding carboxymuconolactone decarboxylase family protein: MSRVTLQTLESAPQEARPFLQNALNNSGFIPNLLAVLANAPAALETYVTVSALNGKASLGLAEREVIQLIAATTHGCSFCVAGHTAVAQNKARLPAEVVEALRARGELPNARYEALAAFTRAVIATRGNVSDAEYQAFKEAGFEEGQALEVILGVSLATLCNFANSFAHTPLNPELARYRWEQAEA; encoded by the coding sequence ATGTCTCGCGTCACCCTACAGACTCTTGAATCGGCCCCGCAAGAAGCCCGTCCGTTCCTGCAGAACGCCCTGAACAACTCGGGTTTCATTCCCAATCTGTTGGCTGTTCTGGCCAATGCGCCGGCTGCCCTGGAAACCTATGTCACCGTCTCCGCACTCAATGGCAAGGCCAGTCTCGGCCTGGCCGAGCGCGAGGTGATTCAGCTGATTGCTGCCACCACCCATGGCTGCAGTTTCTGCGTGGCAGGCCATACGGCGGTGGCCCAGAACAAGGCCAGGTTACCGGCCGAGGTGGTCGAGGCGCTGCGTGCCCGTGGCGAGTTGCCCAATGCCCGTTACGAGGCCCTGGCCGCCTTCACCCGAGCGGTGATCGCCACTCGTGGCAACGTCAGCGATGCCGAGTACCAGGCGTTCAAGGAGGCGGGATTCGAAGAGGGCCAGGCGCTGGAGGTGATCCTCGGCGTGAGCCTGGCGACCCTGTGCAACTTTGCCAACAGTTTTGCCCACACGCCGCTCAACCCCGAGCTTGCGCGCTATCGCTGGGAACAGGCCGAGGCCTGA
- a CDS encoding nuclear transport factor 2 family protein yields MPSLTLPEPIAVYFAAEHNPEALVHCFTAQAVMKDDGHTYTGINAIKAFMAEASAKYSATSVPFAIEQEDGLQLVRANVSGNFPGSPIVLSYRFRLERGLIASLEITA; encoded by the coding sequence ATGCCTAGCTTGACCCTGCCCGAGCCCATCGCTGTGTACTTCGCCGCCGAACACAATCCTGAAGCCCTGGTGCATTGCTTCACGGCGCAAGCCGTGATGAAGGACGACGGTCACACCTACACGGGTATCAACGCCATCAAGGCCTTTATGGCCGAGGCGTCGGCCAAGTACAGCGCGACGAGCGTGCCCTTTGCCATTGAGCAAGAGGACGGATTGCAACTCGTCCGCGCCAACGTCAGCGGCAACTTCCCTGGTAGCCCGATCGTTCTGTCGTACCGCTTTCGTCTTGAGCGCGGCCTGATCGCATCGCTGGAGATCACGGCATGA